In one window of Cetobacterium sp. ZOR0034 DNA:
- a CDS encoding GNAT family N-acetyltransferase, producing the protein MIIKKMSESEAREVVSWKYEGRYSVYNYPTWKELCELKWGIVIKEKREKEFYTVFDKEKVLYAYIRFQKKDEYYLIGLGLKPEVCGKGEGDILMELIKNIAAFLNENIKLLKLEVRTFNKRAIKCYLKAGFRYESKYFKTTITGVEEFYTMSLEL; encoded by the coding sequence ATGATTATAAAAAAAATGTCTGAATCAGAAGCTAGAGAAGTGGTTTCTTGGAAATATGAGGGAAGATATTCTGTTTATAATTATCCAACTTGGAAGGAGTTGTGTGAATTAAAGTGGGGAATTGTAATAAAAGAAAAAAGAGAAAAAGAATTTTATACAGTATTTGATAAAGAAAAAGTTTTATATGCTTATATACGTTTTCAAAAAAAAGATGAATATTATTTAATTGGATTAGGTTTAAAGCCTGAAGTATGTGGTAAGGGAGAAGGGGATATTTTAATGGAATTAATAAAGAATATAGCAGCTTTTTTAAATGAAAATATAAAATTACTAAAGTTAGAAGTTAGAACATTTAATAAGAGGGCGATTAAATGTTATCTAAAAGCAGGTTTTAGGTATGAGAGTAAATATTTTAAAACAACGATAACAGGAGTAGAAGAATTTTATACTATGTCTTTAGAATTATAA
- a CDS encoding aldo/keto reductase family oxidoreductase — translation MKFTDLTDKLKMSKIALGFWRLNDWGMTSSELLNYIESALEMGVTTFDHADIYGGYTCEKIFGEALALKPELRSKMQLVSKVGIKLVSPNMPENVYRCYDTSYDHIVKSVEKSLKNLNTEYLDLVLIHRPDMFMDADETAKALTYLRESGKVLEWGVSNFLPSDFNLLQSRLDFKLVTNQIELSPLKTGHFYDGTINLMQEKRVSMMIWSPLAGGGIFTADTKEALELREVLSRLAQKYTCPIDTIAYAWLLAHPTNMIPICGSGKIDRLKSAVKSLDVQLTREEWFEIFITGMGKNIP, via the coding sequence ATGAAATTTACAGATTTAACTGATAAACTAAAAATGTCGAAGATAGCTTTAGGATTTTGGCGTTTAAATGATTGGGGAATGACATCGAGTGAATTACTAAACTATATAGAGTCAGCTCTTGAGATGGGTGTAACAACATTTGATCACGCGGATATATACGGAGGCTATACTTGTGAAAAGATTTTTGGAGAAGCTTTAGCGTTAAAGCCTGAATTAAGATCAAAAATGCAATTAGTTAGTAAAGTTGGAATAAAACTAGTATCACCAAATATGCCGGAAAATGTATATCGTTGCTATGATACGAGCTATGATCATATAGTAAAAAGTGTTGAAAAATCTCTTAAAAATCTGAATACCGAGTACTTGGATTTAGTTTTAATCCATAGACCTGATATGTTCATGGATGCGGATGAAACAGCTAAGGCATTAACATATTTAAGAGAGTCAGGAAAAGTTTTAGAGTGGGGAGTTTCTAATTTCTTACCATCAGATTTTAATCTTTTACAAAGTAGGTTAGATTTTAAATTAGTAACTAATCAAATAGAACTATCACCATTAAAAACTGGACATTTTTATGATGGAACGATAAACTTAATGCAAGAAAAAAGAGTGTCAATGATGATATGGTCACCTTTGGCGGGTGGAGGTATTTTTACTGCAGATACAAAAGAAGCGTTAGAGCTGAGAGAAGTATTGAGTAGATTAGCTCAAAAGTATACTTGTCCTATTGATACGATAGCATATGCTTGGCTATTAGCTCATCCAACAAATATGATTCCAATTTGTGGAAGTGGAAAAATTGATAGATTGAAATCAGCTGTAAAATCTTTAGATGTTCAATTGACTAGAGAGGAATGGTTTGAAATTTTCATAACAGGAATGGGAAAAAATATACCTTAA
- a CDS encoding 2-phosphosulfolactate phosphatase: protein MQIEILNSAKDIINEDLEGKNVVVIDVLRATSVMVTAIKNGAKSIFPFENIDDTKQACSLNNNGLLAGERKGLKIDGFDFGNSPLDFVKEKISGKNIFMTTSNGTRAIQNAQGYDNLYIASYLNLSAVANILLKDRKDTVILCAGTDDEFSLDDALCAGMIVNKISKQIKIKADDATLSLQILADLSDNIKDTLKNSKHYSYLKSIGYENDLEYCIQKDICEVIPFYKDGIIKNIK, encoded by the coding sequence ATGCAAATAGAAATTTTAAACTCTGCAAAAGACATTATTAATGAAGACTTAGAAGGAAAAAATGTAGTTGTAATTGATGTTCTTAGAGCTACATCTGTTATGGTAACTGCCATTAAAAATGGTGCAAAATCTATTTTCCCATTTGAAAATATTGATGACACAAAACAAGCATGTTCTTTAAATAATAATGGACTTCTTGCAGGCGAGAGAAAAGGACTTAAAATAGATGGATTCGATTTTGGAAATTCACCGTTAGATTTTGTAAAAGAGAAAATATCTGGAAAAAATATTTTTATGACTACAAGTAACGGGACAAGAGCTATTCAAAATGCACAAGGTTATGATAACCTTTATATCGCTTCGTATCTGAATCTTTCTGCAGTTGCAAATATTTTATTAAAAGATAGAAAAGATACTGTTATCCTTTGTGCCGGAACAGATGATGAATTCTCTTTAGATGATGCTCTTTGTGCTGGAATGATTGTAAATAAAATTTCTAAGCAAATCAAAATAAAAGCAGATGATGCAACATTGTCCTTACAAATATTGGCTGATTTATCTGATAATATAAAAGATACTCTAAAAAATAGTAAACATTATAGTTATCTGAAAAGTATTGGATATGAAAATGATTTGGAATATTGTATTCAAAAAGATATTTGCGAAGTTATTCCATTTTATAAAGATGGTATCATTAAAAATATAAAATAA
- a CDS encoding DUF134 domain-containing protein — MARPTKVRSVEFIPTETKFIPEGSSNCNIHFNEIKIEELEALRLKDLENLSQEECAEKMEVSRQTFQNILNSARIKVAEALIMGYGIELRGGDFKTPHCQFICNSCGQTFIPTLKKDLEACPSCNSENIFCTKKKIKCKKVCKLNIKD, encoded by the coding sequence ATGGCAAGACCTACGAAAGTTAGAAGTGTAGAGTTTATACCAACTGAAACCAAGTTTATACCAGAAGGAAGCAGTAATTGTAACATTCATTTTAACGAAATAAAAATTGAAGAGTTAGAAGCTTTAAGATTAAAAGATTTAGAAAATTTATCTCAAGAAGAGTGTGCTGAAAAAATGGAAGTTTCTAGGCAAACTTTTCAAAATATATTAAATTCAGCTAGAATTAAAGTTGCTGAAGCTTTGATTATGGGTTATGGAATTGAATTGAGAGGTGGAGATTTCAAGACACCACATTGTCAATTTATTTGTAACTCTTGTGGGCAAACATTTATTCCAACTCTAAAAAAAGATTTAGAAGCTTGTCCTAGTTGTAATTCAGAGAATATTTTCTGTACAAAGAAAAAAATAAAATGTAAGAAAGTATGTAAGTTAAATATAAAAGATTAA
- a CDS encoding NifB/NifX family molybdenum-iron cluster-binding protein produces MKIAVVSENNRISQHFGRAEGFFVYDGTNKEYYLSKGHGEIPKQLKELGVDFVACGGIGEGAINNLKSLNIKVFSGLEGFCDDIADGFFRQILVNGDAICTSHSHHHGDHHSSGHSCNCKCGK; encoded by the coding sequence ATGAAAATCGCAGTTGTTTCAGAAAATAATAGAATTAGTCAACATTTTGGAAGAGCAGAAGGTTTCTTTGTTTATGATGGAACTAATAAAGAATACTATCTAAGTAAGGGACACGGTGAAATTCCTAAACAATTAAAAGAATTAGGAGTAGATTTTGTTGCTTGTGGTGGAATTGGTGAAGGAGCTATAAACAATTTAAAATCTTTAAATATAAAAGTTTTTTCTGGATTAGAAGGATTTTGTGATGATATTGCTGATGGATTTTTTAGACAGATTTTAGTTAATGGAGATGCTATTTGTACTAGCCATTCTCATCATCATGGAGATCACCATTCTAGTGGCCACTCTTGTAACTGTAAGTGTGGGAAATAA